The nucleotide sequence CCGGTGCCGCCGCCGCGTGGACCGCGGCACAGGCCGGGGCCAGGGTCCTGATCCTTGAGCGTGAGCGGCTGCCCCGGTACAAGCTGTGTGGCGGAGGTCTGATCGGTCCTTCGCTGGCTGCGTTGCCACCCGGTTTCACGCCGGCCAGCCGGGACTCGATCCACGCGGTGCGTTTCACCCATCGCGGCCGGGCCGGCCGCACCCGGCGCGGACCGGGTCCACTCATCGAACTGATCGACCGTCCCACCTTCGACGCCGGACTCGTGGACCGTGCCCGCGAGGCAGGGGCGCAGCTGCGGGACGGCGTCTCGGTGCGCGATCTCCACGACGACGGCGAGCTGGTGACGCTGTCCACCGACGGCGGTCCCGTCCGGGCACGATTCGTGGTGGGCGCCGACGGGAGCGCGGGCCGCAGCAGCCGTCTGGTCGGTGTGCAATTCGACCAGGTCGATCTGGGTCTGGAACACGAACTACCCGTCGCTGGCGAGCTTCGAGACTCGTGGCGAGGGATGGTCCACCTCGACTGGGGTCCACTGCCGGGCTCCTATGGTTGGGTCTTCCCGAAGGACGACTACCTCACGGTCGGGGTGATCGGCGCCCGCGAGCGGGGAGTCGAACTCAAGGCGTATCTGGCTGATTTCGTCGGCCAACTCGGTCTGGACGGAATCGAGCCCCGGCACAGCGGCGGTCACCTGACGCGGTGCCGGTCCGAGGACTCGCCACTGGCCCGCGGCCGGGTCCTGGTTGCCGGCGACGCCGCGGGCTTCCTCGAACCGTTCACTCGTGAAGGCATCTCGTTCGCGCTGCGCTCGGGTGCCATCGCCGGTTCGATCGCCGCGCAGCTGGCCCACGGGACGTTGGCGACCGCCGCTGCGGAGGCCGAATACCTCGATCAGGTAAGGGAAAGCCTGGTCCGGGAGATGGTGGCCGGGCAGGCGTTCATGCGGGCGTACGAGCGCCGGCCCGCAGTTTTCCACGCGGCGATCGTGGCGCTGCCGCCCGCCTGGTCGGCCTTCGGCGACATCGTCGCCGGGCGGGCCACCCTCG is from Jatrophihabitans telluris and encodes:
- a CDS encoding geranylgeranyl reductase family protein yields the protein MNERSWDVAVIGAGPAGAAAAWTAAQAGARVLILERERLPRYKLCGGGLIGPSLAALPPGFTPASRDSIHAVRFTHRGRAGRTRRGPGPLIELIDRPTFDAGLVDRAREAGAQLRDGVSVRDLHDDGELVTLSTDGGPVRARFVVGADGSAGRSSRLVGVQFDQVDLGLEHELPVAGELRDSWRGMVHLDWGPLPGSYGWVFPKDDYLTVGVIGARERGVELKAYLADFVGQLGLDGIEPRHSGGHLTRCRSEDSPLARGRVLVAGDAAGFLEPFTREGISFALRSGAIAGSIAAQLAHGTLATAAAEAEYLDQVRESLVREMVAGQAFMRAYERRPAVFHAAIVALPPAWSAFGDIVAGRATLADALEHRWVRAILGRQA